A genomic window from Salvia miltiorrhiza cultivar Shanhuang (shh) chromosome 5, IMPLAD_Smil_shh, whole genome shotgun sequence includes:
- the LOC130985643 gene encoding U-box domain-containing protein 8-like, translating to MAVELPDDFKCPISLEIMSDPVILSSGHTFDRASIQQWLDAGHRSCPITKLPLPEPPSLIPNHALRSLISNYTLLSLPKPHHPHPPNPQALIQLLISPSSQLEDKLNSLDQLSRLCKRDSAIRRRLAESGAVSAVLNCIDSGEPGLQEKALHFVLNLSLDDDSKVGLVAEGIVGKVVYALHCGVGDSRAVAATVLTSLAVLEVNKVTIGSYPDAIPGLVSLLQMGTSRERKEAATALFTLCSFSENRVRAIQCGAVPILIQNADSGLERAVEVLGLLAKCKLARDEMLRFCGFLDILIGIVSNGSSRGVQYALLTLSSLCCYSEKMGLEALREGLFETCVGLLEDDNEKVRRNAKMLIQILQGKRRNV from the coding sequence atggCCGTTGAGTTACCGGACGATTTCAAATGCCCCATTTCTTTAGAGATAATGTCTGACCCCGTCATCCTCTCCTCCGGCCACACCTTCGATCGCGCCTCCATTCAGCAGTGGCTCGACGCTGGGCACCGCTCCTGTCCAATTACGAAACTGCCCCTGCCGGAACCCCCTTCCCTCATTCCCAACCACGCCCTCCGCAGCCTCATTTCTAATTACACCCTCCTCTCCTTGCCTAAACCccaccacccccacccacccaatCCGCAAGCCCTAATCCAGCTTTTGATTTCTCCCTCGTCCCAGCTGGAGGATAAGCTCAATTCGCTCGACCAACTCAGCCGCCTCTGCAAGCGCGATTCCGCGATTCGCCGCCGCCTAGCCGAGTCGGGGGCCGTGTCGGCGGTTTTGAACTGTATCGACTCGGGCGAGCCGGGCCTCCAGGAGAAGGCCCTTCATTTTGTTCTGAATTTGAGCCTGGATGACGACAGCAAGGTAGGGCTGGTGGCCGAGGGAATTGTGGGCAAGGTCGTCTACGCGCTTCATTGCGGCGTTGGGGACTCACGCGCTGTGGCCGCCACCGTGTTGACCAGCCTCGCCGTTCTGGAAGTCAACAAGGTCACAATCGGGTCCTACCCGGATGCGATTCCGGGTTTGGTATCCCTCCTACAGATGGGCACttcaagagagagaaaggaagcGGCCACCGCATTGTTCACGCTTTGTTCCTTCTCCGAAAATCGGGTTCGAGCAATTCAGTGTGGGGCGGTGccaattttaatccaaaatGCCGATTCGGGCCTCGAGCGGGCCGTGGAGGTCTTGGGCCTGCTCGCAAAATGTAAACTTGCGCGAGATGAAATGTTGAGGTTTTGTGGGTTTTTGGATATTTTGATAGGGATTGTGAGCAACGGGAGTTCGAGGGGCGTGCAGTATGCGCTGCTAACATTGAGTTCCCTCTGTTGTTATAGTGAAAAAATGGGTTTAGAAGCTTTGAGAGAAGGGCTGTTTGAGACCTGTGTAGGGTTGTTGGAGGACGACAATGAGAAGGTCAGGCGGAACGCCAAGATGTTGATTCAGATATTGCAAGGGAAGAGGAGAAATGTATGA